Proteins co-encoded in one Arachis hypogaea cultivar Tifrunner chromosome 13, arahy.Tifrunner.gnm2.J5K5, whole genome shotgun sequence genomic window:
- the LOC112737938 gene encoding UDP-glycosyltransferase 43-like: MTRLELVFISAPAMGNLVPIVEFANLLTKHHPRFSATLFIITMSQRPLLNTYAQSLASTSPTNIRFLRLPPVDPPAPDDYQSSVGFLSLLIQKHTSHVRDALLQLTPTESTDSTRDSVRLAGLFVDMFSTPIIDVAAELSIPCYLFFASPASFLGFMLHLSQFDSEEELSIPSYKNPVPRCVLPNLVMKGNDGFSWISQHARRYRETKGIVVNTFQELEPHAVQSLSHDSKLPPVYPIGPILDLNGSDRWNPNPAQYKLIMEWLDQQPLASVVLLCFGSLGSLKATQVEQIAIGLERAGVRFLWALREPPKAQLEDPMDFENHENVLPDGFLERTAGIGLVCGWVPQAKLLAHKAIGGFVSHCGWNSILESLWYGVPIATWPLYAEQQMNAFEMVKELSLAVEIRLNYRMGGDLVWAEEVERGVRFLMNDADEIRRKVKEMSEKCKIALMENGSSYSMLMSLIEELTS; encoded by the coding sequence ATGACCAGATTGGAGCTAGTCTTCATTTCTGCACCAGCCATGGGAAACCTCGTTCCAATCGTCGAATTCGCTAACCTCCTAACTAAACACCACCCTCGATTCTCTGCGACCCTCTTCATCATAACCATGTCACAGCGACCACTCCTCAACACCTATGCCCAATCCCTCGCTTCCACCTCGCCAACCAACATCCGATTCCTCCGCCTCCCCCCCGTAGACCCTCCCGCACCCGATGACTACCAATCTTCCGTCGGATTCCTCTCCCTCCTCATACAGAAACACACGAGCCACGTCAGAGACGCGCTCCTTCAACTCACCCCAACTGAGTCAACCGATTCAACACGCGACTCGGTGCGACTGGCCGGTTTGTTTGTCGACATGTTCTCCACCCCCATAATCGACGTCGCCGCCGAGCTCTCAATCCCGTGCTACCTCTTTTTCGCCTCGCCGGCGAGCTTCCTCGGCTTTATGCTTCACCTTTCCCAATTCGACTCGGAGGAAGAGTTGTCCATCCCGAGTTACAAGAACCCGGTGCCGAGATGCGTTTTGCCCAACCTCGTGATGAAGGGGAACGAtgggttttcttggatttcacAACATGCCAGAAGGTACAGGGAAACGAAGGGCATTGTGGTAAATACGTTTCAGGAGCTTGAGCCTCATGCAGTTCAATCGCTCTCTCATGATTCAAAGTTGCCACCGGTTTATCCAATTGGGCCGATTCTGGATCTTAATGGGTCGGACCGATGGAATCCAAACCCAGCCCAATATAAGCTTATCATGGAGTGGCTGGACCAGCAGCCTCTGGCATCTGTGGTGCTTCTTTGTTTTGGTAGCTTGGGAAGTCTTAAGGCAACTCAAGTTGAACAAATTGCTATTGGGCTTGAGCGGGCCGGAGTTAGATTCTTATGGGCTTTAAGGGAGCCCCCGAAGGCCCAATTAGAGGACCCAATGGATTTTGAAAACCACGAGAATGTGTTGCCAGATGGATTCTTGGAACGAACGGCTGGGATTGGTTTAGTGTGTGGTTGGGTCCCACAAGCAAAGTTATTGGCTCATAAGGCGATTGGGGGTTTCGTGTCGCATTGTGGTTGGAACTCGATATTAGAGAGCTTGTGGTATGGTGTGCCGATTGCCACGTGGCCATTGTACGCTGAACAACAAATGAATGCGTTCGAGATGGTTAAGGAGTTAAGTTTAGCGGTTGAGATTAGATTGAATTATAGAATGGGTGGGGATCTGGTGTGGGCAGAAGAAGTGGAGCGAGGTGTTAGGTTCTTGATGAACGATGCTGATGAGATCAGGAGAAAGGTGAAGGAAATGAGTGAGAAATGTAAAATAGCATTGATGGAGAATGGATCGTCTTACTCCATGCTGATGTCCCTGATTGAAGAGTTGACAAGTTGA
- the LOC140177532 gene encoding uncharacterized protein, producing MTSTQIGHKWLKEILEGNNSRCCSVFRMEKDVFKRLCYDLKTNYGLCASRRISAAEMLAMFLFVLGGGNSNKSTKERFQHFGETISRKFEEVLQAVCKMAIDIIQPKDRDFKEDTIGAIDGTHVPVIMSTEDQIRFIGRKGIPTQNVMAACKYYLVDAGYSEKKGYLGPYKGTTYHLPEFRRVNGPSGYYEIYNYAHSSLRSMDVELEEKDGYGDEGEAEVENGVEKVGDKFLGIMEMVRNNITSSLIGGKN from the exons ATGACTTCTACACAAATAGGACACAAATGGCTTAAAGAGATATTAGAAGGGAATAATAGCCGTTGTTGCAGCGTGTTTAGGATGGAAAAAGATGTTTTTAAAAGACTATgctatgatttgaaaacaaactaTGGTTTATGTGCCTCAAGAAGAATAAGTGCTGCAGAAATGCTAGCAATGTTCCTATTTGTACTAGGAGGTGGAAACTCAAATAAGTCAACTAAGGAGCGGTTTCAACATTTCGGCGAAACAATAAGTCGAAAATTTGAAGAAGTGCTACAAGCTGTGTGCAAAATGGCCATAGACATTATACAACCAAAGGATCGTGATTTTAAAGAA GATACAATTGGTGCTATAGATGGAACTCATGTGCCAGTGATTATGTCTACTGAAGACCAAATTCGATTTATTGGTAGAAAAGGAATTCCAACCCAAAATGTTATGGCTGCAT GTAAATACTATTTAGTAGATGCAGGTTATTCAGAAAAGAAAGGTTATCTAGGACCATACAAAGGAACAACATATCATTTGCCAGAATTTCGTCGTGTTAATGGACCTTCTGGATACTACGAAATATATAactatgctcattcttcacttaGAAGC ATGGACGTTGAGCTTGAAGAAAAAGATGGATATGGCGATGAAGGTGAAGCTGAAGTTGAAAATGGAGTTGAAAAAGTTGGAGATAAGTTTCTTGGAATTATGGAGATGGTTCGAAATAATATAACATCAAGTTTGATTGGTGGAAAAAATTAG